CTTTTTCTAGCTAAGACAAGCATGTTTAAACCATCTTCTCCTTATTTTTGATTAACGGCTTTTTCTTTTTGCAAAAGACTATGTTGAAGTTCATCAAGAATTTTATGCCTTACGGTGTATTGAGGATTAAGAGAGAGCATCTGTTTAGCTAAGTAATTTTTAGGATTAATAACAATAGGGGCCTGAAGATTAGCGCTCATTTGCGAAGGATCTTCCGGGACTACGACAATAACCAAACAAGTAACTTCTTGAGGGTCATCGAGGCCAATAGATTTTAAATCTTGCAGGCTAACTTCTAATTTATAGTTAAAATAAAAGGCCTCTGGAGGGATGACAATAAAGGCTAAATTAGGATCAGAAATAGATTGGAGCCACTTAAAAGCACTCTCGGTGTCAGCGTCTAAAATGACATACTTTTTATGAAATTCAAAGCCAATGATACTTTCTTTAAACTCAATAACTACTGGGTTTTCAATTTCTATTTCTCCAAAAGGCTTACTCTTTATCTTTAAACCCACTTAAACCTCCTAAAATACCTTTTCTTAAATAACCTTAAAACAATCTTTATAGACTTGTCAAGTAAAAATCTATACCTATTGAAAATTGGTTTGATCTATGTCAAATTTTCATTAATAAGTGCTATATTATTTATTTATTCAAATATTCAAAATTATTCAAATTATTCAAAATGAGAATTGATAGCTCATCTCAAATAATCTAATAAACTTGGTTGAATTAATCTTGCTCCTGAAGCTAAAGCAGACTGTTGAGCTGTTTCTTGAATTTTTAATTCCATAATTGTTTTGGCTAAATCTACTCCTTCGGCCTTACTTTCTAAATCCTTAGCATAGATTAAAGTGTCTTCATTGTAGGCCATAGCCATCTCCAGACGATTACCTTTAGCTCCTTGTTGAGCCCGCCAAGCTAAAAAATTATTTAAGGTAGCATCTAAGTTTTCTAAGTCAGTGGAAGAGAGTCTTGCTCC
The window above is part of the bacterium genome. Proteins encoded here:
- a CDS encoding flagellar assembly protein FliW: MGLKIKSKPFGEIEIENPVVIEFKESIIGFEFHKKYVILDADTESAFKWLQSISDPNLAFIVIPPEAFYFNYKLEVSLQDLKSIGLDDPQEVTCLVIVVVPEDPSQMSANLQAPIVINPKNYLAKQMLSLNPQYTVRHKILDELQHSLLQKEKAVNQK